The Listeria monocytogenes genome window below encodes:
- the glyA gene encoding serine hydroxymethyltransferase — protein sequence MVYLQKQDKEVFDAIKLELGRQRANIELIASENFVSEQVMEAMGSVLTNKYAEGYPGKRYYGGCEFVDIVEDLARDRAKKLFGAEYANVQPHSGAQANMAVYHTVLEPGDTVLGMNLSHGGHLTHGSPVNFSGVLYNFVEYGVREDTKEIDYDIVREAALKHKPKMIVAGASAYPRKIDFAKFREIADEVGAYLMVDMAHIAGLVAAGLHQNPVPYADFTTTTTHKTLRGPRGGMILAKAEWEQKLNKSIFPGIQGGPLMHVIAAKAVAFGEALQPEFTAYCEQIIRNSKKLAETLQANDVAVLTGGSDNHLLLIDLKPLGLTGKAAEKVLDEVGITVNKNTIPFETESPFVTSGIRVGVAAVTTRGFDEVAIEKVGVLISEVLHNLENEEVLADVKARVATLTNEYPLYPSL from the coding sequence ATGGTCTATTTACAAAAGCAAGATAAGGAAGTTTTTGATGCAATTAAGTTAGAGCTTGGTAGACAACGCGCGAATATCGAATTAATCGCATCTGAGAATTTTGTTAGTGAGCAAGTAATGGAAGCAATGGGTTCTGTATTAACGAATAAATATGCAGAAGGTTACCCAGGGAAACGCTATTACGGCGGATGTGAATTCGTGGATATTGTGGAAGATTTAGCACGCGATCGCGCGAAAAAATTATTTGGCGCTGAATATGCGAACGTTCAACCACACTCAGGTGCTCAAGCGAATATGGCAGTTTATCACACAGTGCTTGAACCAGGCGATACTGTTCTTGGCATGAACCTTTCACATGGTGGTCATTTAACACATGGTAGCCCAGTTAATTTCAGCGGTGTTTTATACAATTTTGTTGAATATGGCGTTCGTGAAGATACAAAAGAAATTGATTACGATATTGTTCGTGAAGCAGCTTTAAAACATAAACCAAAAATGATTGTGGCAGGCGCAAGTGCGTATCCACGTAAAATTGATTTTGCTAAATTCCGCGAAATTGCTGATGAAGTTGGCGCATACTTAATGGTAGACATGGCGCATATTGCTGGCCTTGTTGCTGCTGGCTTGCATCAAAATCCAGTTCCTTATGCTGATTTTACAACGACAACTACTCATAAAACCCTTCGTGGACCTCGCGGTGGAATGATTTTAGCCAAAGCGGAATGGGAACAAAAATTAAATAAATCGATTTTCCCAGGAATCCAAGGTGGACCGTTAATGCACGTAATCGCAGCGAAAGCCGTAGCGTTTGGTGAAGCGTTACAACCTGAATTCACGGCGTACTGTGAACAAATTATTCGTAACTCTAAAAAATTAGCAGAAACACTTCAAGCGAATGATGTTGCTGTTTTAACAGGTGGCTCGGATAACCATTTACTCTTAATTGATCTAAAACCACTAGGCTTAACAGGGAAAGCAGCGGAGAAAGTATTGGATGAAGTTGGTATTACCGTGAATAAAAATACCATTCCATTCGAAACAGAAAGCCCATTTGTCACAAGTGGTATCCGTGTAGGTGTTGCGGCAGTAACTACTCGTGGATTTGATGAAGTTGCGATTGAAAAAGTTGGCGTACTTATTTCGGAAGTACTGCATAACTTAGAAAATGAAGAAGTTCTCGCAGATGTAAAAGCACGCGTGGCTACTTTAACAAATGAATATCCGCTTTATCCAAGTTTATAA
- a CDS encoding homoserine dehydrogenase produces MEAKLQVGVLGFGTVGSGVIHILEEHQEKISQVTGYHISVKKVLVRDLEKNRRYETKGFELTTNPSDVLDDPEIAVVVEVMGSITTAREYILQALKAGKHVVTANKDLIALHGDELVAVAQANNCDLFYEASVAGGIPILRTIVNSLAADKIQKVMGIVNGTTNFMLTKMTTEKKSYEDVLAEAQALGFAESDPTNDVDGIDAARKMVIMTRLAFGMNVNLDNVETNGIRGISPEDIDVAYQLGYKIKLVGTAEETNGTVNVNVGPVLLPKAHPLAGVNYENNAVFVTGAAVGETMFYGPGAGELPTATSVVSDLITVAKNSRLGTNGNAFNSYQHETKHTPKEQVFSKYYLRLTMDDKTGTFLKLTQIFAEAGVGFDKILQQPYDDFTATVVIVTHSTSQAQLEQAIARVKDEPEMQMLAKYSVVEG; encoded by the coding sequence GTGGAAGCAAAGTTACAAGTAGGTGTGTTAGGATTTGGAACGGTAGGTAGCGGTGTTATTCATATTTTAGAAGAGCATCAAGAAAAAATTAGTCAAGTAACTGGCTATCATATTTCTGTAAAGAAAGTGCTAGTTCGTGACTTAGAGAAAAATCGCCGTTATGAAACAAAAGGTTTTGAACTAACCACCAATCCGTCTGATGTACTGGATGATCCAGAGATTGCTGTTGTTGTCGAGGTTATGGGCAGCATCACAACTGCGCGGGAATACATTTTGCAGGCCTTGAAAGCTGGAAAGCATGTAGTAACTGCGAATAAAGATTTGATTGCGCTACACGGTGACGAATTAGTGGCAGTTGCACAAGCTAATAACTGTGATTTGTTTTACGAAGCAAGTGTTGCAGGGGGAATCCCAATTTTACGTACAATCGTAAACAGCCTTGCAGCAGATAAAATTCAAAAAGTAATGGGTATCGTCAACGGGACGACCAATTTCATGTTAACAAAAATGACAACAGAGAAAAAGTCATATGAAGATGTTTTAGCAGAAGCACAAGCTCTAGGTTTTGCCGAATCTGATCCAACGAATGATGTGGACGGAATCGATGCTGCAAGAAAAATGGTTATTATGACAAGACTCGCATTTGGTATGAATGTGAATTTAGATAATGTAGAAACAAATGGTATTCGCGGAATTTCTCCTGAAGATATCGATGTAGCTTACCAATTAGGTTATAAAATTAAACTAGTAGGTACGGCGGAAGAAACAAACGGCACAGTTAATGTCAACGTGGGCCCGGTTTTATTACCGAAGGCTCATCCGCTTGCAGGCGTTAACTATGAAAATAATGCTGTATTTGTTACTGGTGCAGCCGTCGGAGAAACGATGTTTTACGGACCTGGTGCAGGCGAACTACCAACAGCGACAAGTGTGGTTAGTGATTTAATTACCGTTGCTAAAAACAGCCGTCTTGGCACGAATGGGAATGCTTTTAACAGTTACCAACACGAAACAAAACATACACCAAAAGAACAAGTTTTCTCGAAATACTATCTTCGTCTAACCATGGACGATAAAACAGGAACCTTCCTTAAGTTGACGCAAATTTTCGCGGAAGCAGGCGTTGGTTTTGATAAAATTTTACAACAACCTTATGATGATTTCACCGCGACCGTTGTTATTGTGACACACTCAACTAGTCAAGCGCAATTAGAACAAGCAATCGCTAGAGTCAAAGATGAGCCAGAAATGCAAATGCTCGCAAAATATTCCGTTGTGGAGGGTTAA
- a CDS encoding L-threonylcarbamoyladenylate synthase, producing the protein MQTIHWKITNQQSNQAIYQEAAELLQNGECVAFPTETVYGLGADATNQAAIQKIYEAKGRPSDNPLIVHIARRNQMDSFAASYPPKAIQLMDKFWPGPLTIILPLKKDSLATNVSAGLSTVGVRMPEHPVSLALISAANVPVAAPSANRSGKPSPTTADHVIEDLDGKIAGIIDGGATGVGLESTVIDCSLEIPIILRPGGVTKEQIEQVIGPVDISTNNTKETEKPKAPGMKYTHYAPKAPVYLIEGSTQFWQREINKAEAANKKLGILATKELISQLNTSGTIETTGSVKALDEIATSLYKGLRAFDHADVDIIFAEVYPETELGAAIMNRLEKAAGNRRITE; encoded by the coding sequence ATGCAAACTATTCATTGGAAAATAACCAACCAACAATCAAATCAAGCTATCTATCAAGAAGCAGCAGAACTACTACAAAATGGCGAATGCGTGGCTTTTCCAACCGAAACAGTTTATGGTCTTGGAGCAGATGCAACCAACCAAGCCGCTATTCAAAAAATATATGAAGCAAAAGGTCGCCCGTCAGATAACCCATTAATTGTCCACATCGCCCGCCGCAATCAAATGGATTCATTCGCGGCAAGTTATCCACCGAAAGCTATCCAACTCATGGATAAATTTTGGCCGGGTCCACTTACGATTATTCTTCCTTTGAAAAAAGATAGTTTGGCTACGAACGTTTCTGCCGGCTTATCCACAGTAGGTGTCCGCATGCCGGAACATCCTGTAAGTCTAGCATTAATAAGCGCAGCGAATGTTCCTGTTGCGGCTCCGAGTGCGAATCGTTCTGGAAAACCAAGCCCAACAACAGCTGACCATGTTATAGAAGATTTAGATGGGAAAATTGCTGGAATTATCGACGGTGGCGCAACTGGGGTTGGTTTAGAGTCTACCGTTATTGATTGTTCCTTAGAAATTCCGATTATTCTGCGCCCAGGCGGCGTTACAAAAGAACAGATCGAGCAAGTAATTGGCCCTGTGGATATATCGACAAATAATACGAAAGAAACGGAAAAACCAAAAGCACCTGGCATGAAATACACGCACTATGCCCCGAAAGCACCAGTTTATCTAATAGAAGGATCTACCCAATTTTGGCAAAGGGAAATAAATAAAGCTGAAGCTGCGAATAAAAAACTGGGTATTTTGGCGACGAAGGAACTAATAAGTCAACTAAACACGAGCGGTACCATCGAAACAACGGGCAGTGTCAAAGCATTAGATGAAATTGCTACAAGCCTTTACAAAGGTTTACGAGCTTTTGACCACGCAGATGTAGATATTATTTTTGCAGAAGTGTATCCAGAAACAGAGCTTGGAGCCGCCATTATGAACCGATTAGAAAAAGCTGCTGGCAATAGGAGGATTACTGAATGA
- the gtcA gene encoding cell wall teichoic acid glycosylation protein GtcA, which translates to MSKIRQLLNKIPWYTDQVHSIFMYLIMGGFTTVINIVTFWLCTYVLNWDYRIANTIAFIASVLFAYFSNKKFVFDSYTPTWKDRLREASSFFGFRCLTYIIDILVMILLISYLSVDELWAKIWTNIIVLVLNYVFSKWIIFKVQK; encoded by the coding sequence ATGAGTAAAATAAGACAATTATTAAATAAAATTCCGTGGTATACAGATCAAGTACATAGTATATTCATGTACCTCATTATGGGAGGATTTACGACAGTCATTAACATTGTAACATTTTGGCTATGTACATATGTTTTGAACTGGGATTACCGTATCGCAAATACTATTGCTTTTATCGCATCTGTACTTTTCGCCTACTTTTCAAATAAAAAATTTGTTTTTGACAGTTATACGCCAACTTGGAAAGATCGTCTCCGTGAAGCGAGTTCTTTCTTTGGTTTTCGTTGTTTAACCTATATAATAGATATTTTAGTCATGATTCTTTTAATCAGTTATTTATCTGTAGACGAATTATGGGCGAAAATCTGGACAAATATTATTGTGCTTGTACTGAACTACGTGTTTAGTAAATGGATAATCTTTAAAGTACAAAAATAA
- the thrC gene encoding threonine synthase codes for MYKGLLEKYKEYLPVTDKTPMISLAEGNTPLIPLPNLSKELGVTLYGKYEGLNPTGSFKDRGMVMAVAKAKEEGAEAVICASTGNTSAAAAAYATRAGLKAYIVIPEGKVALGKLAQAVMYGADIISIQGNFDEALKSVRELAETEAVTLVNSVNPYRLEGQKTAAFEICEQLGSAPDVLAIPVGNAGNISAYWKGFKEWDEAKASGLPRMHGFEAEGAAAIVQGKPINNPETIATAIRIGNPASWGLAEAARDESGGYIHSVTDDEIVNAYKKIAAQDGVFIEPGSAASLAGVIQHVANGTIKKGETVVCVFTGNGLKDPDTAMSVHEIPISHVDDIEAMRTHLRSGVNA; via the coding sequence ATGTATAAAGGTTTACTAGAAAAATATAAAGAATATCTACCAGTAACTGATAAAACGCCAATGATTTCACTTGCGGAAGGAAATACCCCGCTTATTCCATTACCGAATTTGTCCAAAGAACTTGGTGTTACTTTATACGGAAAATATGAAGGCTTAAATCCAACTGGTTCTTTTAAAGATCGTGGGATGGTTATGGCTGTTGCTAAAGCGAAAGAAGAAGGTGCTGAAGCGGTTATTTGTGCATCTACTGGGAATACTTCTGCTGCGGCTGCGGCATACGCAACACGTGCAGGATTAAAAGCGTACATTGTTATTCCAGAAGGCAAAGTTGCTCTAGGGAAATTAGCGCAAGCAGTTATGTATGGAGCAGATATTATTTCGATTCAAGGTAATTTTGATGAAGCATTAAAATCGGTTCGTGAACTGGCTGAAACAGAAGCAGTAACACTTGTAAACTCCGTAAATCCATATCGTTTAGAAGGACAAAAAACAGCTGCATTCGAAATTTGTGAGCAATTAGGTTCTGCTCCAGATGTCCTTGCCATTCCTGTCGGGAATGCCGGAAATATTTCTGCATACTGGAAAGGATTTAAAGAATGGGATGAGGCTAAGGCTTCTGGACTTCCACGGATGCATGGTTTTGAAGCAGAAGGTGCGGCGGCAATTGTTCAAGGTAAACCGATTAATAATCCAGAAACAATTGCAACAGCTATTCGTATCGGAAATCCAGCCAGTTGGGGGCTTGCAGAAGCAGCTCGCGATGAATCTGGCGGCTATATCCATTCTGTAACAGATGATGAAATTGTTAATGCGTATAAAAAAATTGCAGCTCAGGATGGTGTCTTCATCGAGCCAGGTTCTGCCGCTTCATTAGCTGGTGTAATCCAACATGTAGCAAATGGAACAATTAAAAAAGGCGAAACCGTTGTTTGTGTCTTTACTGGAAACGGCTTGAAAGATCCGGATACTGCGATGAGTGTGCATGAAATTCCGATTTCTCATGTGGATGATATCGAAGCAATGCGCACACATTTACGTTCAGGAGTGAATGCTTAA
- a CDS encoding type B 50S ribosomal protein L31: protein MKTGIHPEYRPVVFVDTSTDFKFLSGSTKSSSETIKWEDGNEYPLLRVEISSDSHPFYTGKQKHATADGRVDRFNKKYGLK, encoded by the coding sequence ATGAAAACTGGAATTCATCCTGAGTACCGTCCAGTGGTATTTGTTGATACTAGTACTGATTTCAAATTTTTGTCAGGTTCTACTAAGAGCTCAAGCGAAACAATTAAATGGGAAGATGGCAACGAGTATCCATTACTTCGTGTCGAAATCTCTTCTGATTCGCACCCGTTCTATACTGGTAAACAAAAACATGCGACTGCAGACGGCCGTGTGGACCGCTTCAACAAAAAATACGGTCTCAAATAA
- the thrB gene encoding homoserine kinase, translating into MRIRVPATTANLGPGFDSCGLALTLYLTLDIGAEADSWYIEHNIGGGIPHDETNVIIETALNLAPNLTPHHLVMTCDIPPARGLGSSSAAVVAGIELANTLAELNLSKEEKVRIAAEIEGHPDNVAPAVLGNWVVGAKLDGEDFYVRHLFPDCALIAFIPKAELLTSESRGVLPDTLPFKEAVQASSIANVMIAAILRNDMTLAGEMMERDLWHEKYRSQLVPHLTQIRDVAKSQGAYAACLSGAGPTVLVFAPRHLANKLQTSLQTLEIDADVLLLDVEGSGAEVFR; encoded by the coding sequence ATGCGTATTCGTGTACCAGCAACGACAGCCAATCTTGGCCCTGGCTTTGATTCGTGTGGTTTAGCTTTGACGTTATATTTAACACTTGATATTGGAGCGGAAGCAGACTCTTGGTATATCGAACATAATATTGGCGGCGGGATTCCGCATGATGAAACCAATGTCATTATAGAAACTGCCTTAAACCTGGCGCCTAATTTAACGCCGCATCATTTAGTGATGACTTGTGATATTCCACCCGCTCGTGGACTAGGCAGTAGTTCTGCGGCAGTTGTTGCGGGAATTGAATTAGCAAATACACTTGCTGAACTTAACCTTTCAAAAGAGGAAAAAGTCCGGATAGCTGCTGAAATAGAAGGGCATCCAGATAATGTCGCGCCAGCTGTTCTTGGAAACTGGGTCGTAGGAGCGAAATTAGATGGAGAAGATTTCTATGTGCGCCACCTTTTTCCTGATTGTGCTTTAATTGCTTTTATTCCAAAGGCAGAACTTCTTACTTCGGAAAGCCGTGGTGTTTTGCCTGATACGCTTCCGTTCAAAGAAGCTGTCCAAGCCAGTAGCATCGCCAATGTAATGATTGCCGCGATTTTGCGCAATGATATGACATTAGCGGGAGAAATGATGGAACGTGATTTATGGCATGAAAAATATCGCAGTCAATTAGTGCCACACTTAACACAAATTCGCGATGTAGCCAAAAGCCAAGGAGCCTATGCTGCTTGTTTGAGCGGCGCTGGCCCAACTGTCCTAGTGTTCGCTCCTCGACACCTCGCGAATAAACTGCAAACATCTTTACAAACACTGGAAATCGATGCGGACGTCCTTCTTCTTGATGTCGAAGGAAGTGGCGCAGAAGTTTTTCGTTAA
- a CDS encoding thymidine kinase: protein MAQLFFRYGSMNSGKTIEILKVAHNYEEQNKTVAIFTSGIDDRDQVGFISSRIGLKREATPIFSDTDIFEIVANINPKPNCVLLDESQFLEKEHVFQLAKIVDELNIPVIAYGLKNDFRNELFEGSKYLLLYADKLEEMKTICWFCAKKATMVLRVDDKGKPVYTGEQIMIGGNDHYYPVCRKCHANPPIK from the coding sequence ATGGCACAGTTATTTTTCCGTTATGGTTCCATGAATAGTGGGAAAACCATTGAAATTCTAAAAGTCGCACACAATTATGAAGAACAAAATAAAACAGTGGCTATCTTTACTTCGGGTATTGACGATAGAGACCAAGTTGGCTTCATTTCAAGTCGAATTGGGCTGAAACGAGAAGCAACTCCTATTTTTAGTGACACAGATATTTTTGAAATCGTAGCGAATATTAACCCAAAACCAAATTGTGTTCTTTTAGATGAATCACAATTTCTAGAAAAAGAACATGTATTTCAGTTAGCGAAAATTGTAGATGAATTAAATATCCCAGTAATTGCTTACGGACTAAAAAATGATTTTCGAAACGAGCTTTTTGAAGGCTCGAAATATTTGCTGCTATATGCAGATAAATTAGAAGAAATGAAAACAATTTGCTGGTTTTGTGCAAAAAAAGCAACGATGGTTCTGCGCGTGGATGACAAAGGTAAACCAGTTTATACAGGCGAACAAATTATGATTGGCGGAAATGACCACTATTACCCTGTGTGTCGCAAATGTCATGCCAATCCACCAATAAAATAA
- the rho gene encoding transcription termination factor Rho, translating to MAKLSIAYLESLTIKEIYALAKEHKIAYYSKLTKRELIFALLKSNAEKEGFFFMEGVLEIIPNEGFGFLRPINYSSSSEDIYISASQIRRFELRTGDKVSGKVRPPKENERYFGLLHVEAVNGENPEVAKERVHFPGLTPLYPNRQIHLETGKNPISTRTIDLISPIGFGQRGLIVAPPKAGKTVLLKEIANAITTNHPESELIVLLIDERPEEVTDIERSVKADVVSSTFDEVPENHIKVAELVLERAMRLVEQKRDVVILMDSITRLARAYNLVIPPSGRTLSGGIDPAAFHRPKRFFGAARNIEEGGSLTILATALVDTGSRMDDVIYEEFKGTGNMELHLDRQLAERRVFPAIDMRRSGTRKEELLLSKERLEQLWKIRKAMPKQSDGLDISERFVRYLKKTENNEAFYELLQEEMFKK from the coding sequence ATGGCTAAACTGTCCATTGCATACTTAGAAAGTTTAACAATAAAAGAGATCTATGCTTTAGCAAAAGAACACAAAATTGCCTATTATAGCAAATTAACTAAACGAGAATTGATTTTTGCTTTATTAAAATCAAACGCAGAAAAAGAAGGATTTTTCTTCATGGAAGGTGTATTAGAAATTATTCCGAATGAAGGTTTTGGTTTCTTACGTCCTATTAACTATTCTTCTAGTTCGGAAGATATTTATATTTCTGCTTCCCAAATTAGACGTTTCGAGTTAAGAACTGGGGATAAGGTTTCTGGAAAAGTTCGTCCTCCAAAAGAAAATGAACGTTATTTTGGCTTACTTCATGTTGAGGCCGTCAATGGAGAAAATCCAGAAGTGGCTAAAGAAAGAGTGCATTTCCCAGGACTAACACCGCTTTATCCAAATCGTCAAATTCATTTAGAAACAGGCAAAAATCCCATTTCCACAAGAACGATTGATTTGATTTCACCAATCGGCTTTGGTCAACGCGGACTTATTGTAGCTCCGCCAAAAGCAGGTAAAACAGTATTGCTTAAAGAGATTGCGAACGCGATTACTACTAATCATCCAGAGTCGGAATTGATAGTCTTGTTAATTGATGAGCGTCCGGAAGAAGTAACTGATATCGAACGTTCTGTAAAGGCGGATGTTGTCAGTTCTACATTTGATGAAGTGCCTGAAAATCACATTAAAGTAGCAGAACTGGTTCTTGAACGGGCGATGCGCTTAGTAGAACAAAAACGTGATGTGGTTATTTTAATGGATAGTATTACTCGACTTGCGAGAGCCTATAACCTAGTGATTCCGCCAAGTGGTCGAACGCTTTCCGGGGGGATTGATCCTGCTGCGTTTCATAGACCGAAGCGCTTCTTTGGAGCTGCTCGTAATATTGAAGAGGGTGGAAGCTTAACCATTCTTGCCACAGCCTTAGTTGACACGGGTTCTCGAATGGACGACGTTATTTACGAGGAATTCAAAGGAACGGGAAACATGGAATTACATCTCGATCGTCAACTTGCCGAGCGCCGCGTCTTCCCGGCAATCGATATGCGCCGTTCTGGAACAAGAAAAGAAGAACTACTCCTATCCAAAGAGCGCTTAGAACAACTTTGGAAAATTCGTAAAGCAATGCCAAAACAAAGCGATGGACTAGATATTTCCGAACGTTTCGTACGCTATTTGAAGAAAACAGAGAATAATGAAGCTTTTTATGAATTATTGCAAGAAGAGATGTTTAAAAAATAA
- the prmC gene encoding peptide chain release factor N(5)-glutamine methyltransferase, with protein MTQISQLLKNAETILLEKGLDQNAAEILLETRMGLSRSELWTEINRELEPNHEKQFEEDFARYLAGEPVQYILKTAPFYGYDFLVTEDVLIPRPETEELVACAEDFLKKHPVKNVLDVCTGSGIIAIALKKAFPAISVTASDISAPALAVAKKNALLLNADVRFVETDLLEAFKQNEERFDMIVANPPYISEAEKAEMSDYVLKNEPSLALFAENDGLAIYERFVDNLQYVLNSSFWVGVEIGYTQGERVKQLFEKSYPHSTIIIHKDINSKDRYVTCSNILI; from the coding sequence ATGACGCAAATTAGTCAGTTGCTAAAAAATGCTGAGACCATCCTTCTTGAAAAAGGGCTAGACCAAAATGCAGCAGAAATTTTACTAGAAACCAGAATGGGACTTTCGCGTTCGGAGCTTTGGACGGAAATAAATCGTGAACTTGAACCGAATCATGAAAAGCAATTTGAGGAAGATTTTGCTAGATACTTGGCTGGCGAGCCGGTGCAGTATATTTTAAAAACAGCACCTTTTTATGGTTATGATTTTTTAGTGACAGAAGACGTCCTTATTCCGCGGCCTGAAACAGAAGAGTTAGTCGCTTGTGCGGAGGATTTTTTGAAAAAGCATCCAGTTAAAAACGTGCTAGATGTTTGTACTGGAAGCGGGATTATAGCGATTGCGCTCAAAAAAGCATTTCCTGCTATTTCGGTGACAGCTTCTGATATTTCGGCTCCAGCACTTGCCGTGGCCAAAAAGAATGCATTACTATTAAATGCGGATGTGCGTTTTGTGGAAACAGATTTACTTGAAGCATTTAAACAAAACGAAGAACGATTCGATATGATTGTCGCCAATCCTCCCTATATTTCTGAAGCAGAAAAAGCAGAAATGTCGGATTATGTGCTTAAAAACGAACCTTCATTAGCATTGTTTGCTGAAAATGATGGACTCGCTATTTATGAACGATTTGTGGATAACTTACAATATGTCCTAAATTCCTCTTTTTGGGTAGGGGTGGAGATAGGTTATACACAGGGCGAGCGTGTAAAACAATTATTCGAAAAAAGTTATCCACATTCAACTATTATTATCCACAAAGATATCAATTCAAAAGATCGTTACGTAACATGCTCTAACATATTGATATAA
- a CDS encoding low molecular weight protein arginine phosphatase: MNVLFVCTGNTCRSPLAEKILQDLRPDLEVRSAGTHALDGDAISENSRQILAQMNLPHTHHTKKVTQADIDWADQIYVMTQNHQVELKSLFPKTSDKIQLISEDNIDIPDPYGGSIEQYEITYYELKSAISERFL; the protein is encoded by the coding sequence ATGAATGTCTTATTTGTTTGTACAGGAAATACATGTCGAAGTCCTTTAGCTGAAAAAATTTTGCAGGATTTGCGCCCAGATTTAGAAGTTCGTTCAGCTGGAACACATGCTTTGGACGGGGATGCTATTTCTGAAAACTCACGCCAAATTCTCGCGCAAATGAATTTACCACACACGCACCACACTAAAAAAGTTACACAAGCAGATATAGATTGGGCAGATCAAATCTATGTAATGACTCAAAATCATCAAGTAGAACTAAAAAGCCTTTTTCCGAAAACGAGCGATAAGATTCAACTAATTTCCGAAGATAATATAGATATTCCAGATCCTTACGGTGGATCGATTGAGCAATACGAAATTACCTATTATGAACTAAAAAGTGCAATTTCCGAACGTTTTTTATAA
- the prfA gene encoding peptide chain release factor 1, producing MYDRLQAVEDRYDELNELLSDPDVVSDPKRLRDLSKEQSGITATVETYREYKNVNEQINETKELLGEKLDDEMREMAKEEFAELQKEKADLEERLKLLLVPKDPNDDKNVILEIRGAAGGDEAALFAGDLFRMYSKYAESRGWKVEIMDANPTGIGGYKEIIAMMNGNDAFSRMKYENGAHRVQRVPETESGGRIHTSTATVAILPEAEEVEIELHDKDIRTDTFASTGAGGQSVNTTMSAVRLTHIPTGIVVSMQDERSQLKNKDKAMKVLRARVYDKFEREAREEYDANRKSAVGTGDRSERIRTYNYPQNRVTDHRIGLTIQKLDQIMEGKLDEIIDALILEDQTSKLEHLNDAN from the coding sequence ATGTATGATCGATTACAGGCGGTGGAAGACCGTTACGATGAATTAAATGAGTTATTAAGTGATCCAGATGTAGTATCGGATCCCAAACGATTACGCGACCTTTCTAAAGAACAATCTGGCATTACAGCGACAGTCGAAACTTACCGAGAATACAAAAATGTAAACGAACAAATTAACGAAACAAAAGAACTCCTAGGAGAAAAACTAGACGATGAAATGCGCGAAATGGCCAAAGAAGAATTCGCGGAACTTCAAAAAGAAAAGGCAGATTTAGAAGAAAGACTAAAACTATTACTCGTTCCAAAAGACCCTAATGATGACAAAAACGTTATTTTAGAAATTCGCGGAGCAGCTGGTGGAGATGAAGCGGCTTTATTTGCCGGCGATTTATTCCGTATGTACAGTAAATATGCGGAATCACGTGGCTGGAAAGTAGAAATCATGGACGCGAACCCGACCGGTATTGGTGGTTACAAAGAAATTATTGCAATGATGAACGGAAATGATGCCTTTTCTCGCATGAAATATGAGAACGGGGCGCACCGTGTTCAACGTGTACCAGAAACAGAATCAGGCGGCCGAATCCATACATCAACAGCCACAGTAGCCATTTTGCCAGAAGCGGAAGAAGTGGAAATTGAACTGCACGATAAAGATATCCGCACGGATACATTTGCGTCTACTGGTGCCGGCGGACAAAGTGTCAATACGACGATGTCAGCTGTACGCTTAACGCATATTCCAACTGGGATTGTCGTATCGATGCAAGATGAACGTTCCCAGCTGAAAAATAAAGACAAAGCGATGAAAGTATTACGCGCACGTGTATATGATAAATTCGAACGTGAAGCTCGCGAAGAATATGATGCAAACCGCAAATCCGCTGTTGGAACGGGTGACCGCTCTGAACGTATCCGGACTTACAACTACCCGCAAAATCGCGTAACCGACCATCGTATTGGCTTAACTATTCAAAAGCTAGATCAAATTATGGAAGGTAAACTCGATGAAATCATTGACGCGCTTATCCTAGAAGATCAAACAAGTAAATTGGAGCATTTAAATGACGCAAATTAG